TTATAAGATCCCCACACATCCATATGAACCAAAATAAAAGGAGAATTAGCATGACTTGAACTGTGTTTGGGAAAAGGTAACATGGACTGTTTTGCTGTAGGACACACTAGACAGTCTTTGGAACAAGGAGCTGAGATGTCTAGACTAGTGATGTGTTTCAAAATATCATGAGGTGCATGAACTAGTCTAAGGTGCCACAACTTGGAAGGAAGATTGTTGACAGATGGTCCCACATTATTGATATGTGGAATAACAGTGTTAACAAACAGATAATACAGTCCACCCTTCTGTGTACCAGAAGTCAAAACAATGCCCTTATGTTTTACCAAGAACTGGGATGAGTTAAATTCTATAGCATGTGTAGAATCGTCTGTAAGTTTGCCAATGGACAACATGCAATGAAAAGTTGGTATTGATAACACATGATGCAAGGTAAATGTTGATGTAAGAGAGACAGAACCAGTGTAATTGACTGTTATTAACTGACGAGTAGGCAACGTAACTCGAAAAGGATGTCGgagtttttttcaaattaaagaTAAGGTTCATATCATAACACATATGGTTAGAATCACCTGTATCCATAATCCAAGTATGTAAAGAATCATGAGGTGAGTATGATAGCATAGAATAGGCCAAACCTGCTACATGATCCTCAGGAGTTCCCATAACCTTATTATTGATCATTGCAGTCATGAGTTGAGACATCTGAGCCACTTGCTGCTCCAACTGCTCCAAAGAATGTTGCTGAGTAGTTGCAACAGTAGAATTAGGATAATGAGCATATATCGTGTTCCTCTGCCTCTTGGAGGATATCCAATCAATTTATAACAATTGTCTTTCACATGACCTTCCTTGTGACAGTAAACACACTTCAACGTTGCACGTTTAGTTAAGGAATCATTGGTGTTGTTAGGAACAGAGGACTGCATCTTTGAGGTTTGAGAATTGTTCTTGACATTTGCAGTAAATGACTGAGTGGTATTGTGTCCCATCCTCTGTCTTTCTTCCTCTTTCACAAAAGAATAAGCTTGTGGTACACTAGGTAATGGATTGATCATGAGAGTCTGTCCTCTAGCAGCTGTAAAGCTTTCATTGAGGCCCATAAAAAATTGTAACAGTTTCTTTCTCTGATCCCTTTCCTCCTGCATCTTGTGCATCTTGTGAGAATAtcagtatatattattatgttcaTTAAATCCTTATCATGTTTATTTCTCAGCATATATTGATGAAGCCTTATCATGTTAATCTCCAAACATACTAAAACCGTCACTACTACATGTAGTCATGTACAACTAGTTATAGCAGTATTTAACCCAACATATAGTCATAAATGTATAAGAGAATATTTTGATGAAAGTGAGTATGGGGTTGGAAGGAGGAATGTGGTTAAGGTGATATGGAGTTGAGGTATTATTTGCCATATCTATGTGTTCTTGAGTGGTGGAGTGAATAtggttgatttaaaatattattgaatgactaattaaaattaatttaaaaatattaaataatattttctacATTTCTTAGGCATTCATTTCGTTTTCTATTAACAATTTACTTATAATAGTATAAATTGACACTGATGAAATGTAATGAAATATGTCATAAATACcagtataattaaaaaattaatttgtgataaAATTACTAAATCAAAGCCCCAAATGAAAGAATAGATTTAATTAAGATCACAAATGAAAAACTAATGTGATGCCTAATAACCTATAAGAAACCTGTTAGTAGCCAAAAAACACACAGTATACAGGTACaacacaaaatcaaaagcaaATTAAATTAGGTTTTGGATATATAAACACTGGTTATACCCAAACCCCAATTTTTGACTTACAAATCAGAActaattatttgaatttgtaGAGGGAGGGTGACTTACTTGTGAGAATATCTTGAATTTGAATTTGTAGAGGGAAGATCCATAGGGTGAGACCAATACCGTAAGAGAGAAGAGATGATTGTGTTTGTTTCAATGAGATGAGGGTAATATATTAAAGAGAGAAAGGACTAAGTCGTATGGGACGGGTTCACCAATGCACTAACAAATTAAATACTTTTGGGCTAAGTGGGCTAGTGAAACCCCGACACAtttgtttgaaattatatatgttgggctttttattattaatttaaaaagttatatttatatgtaatgtatttaaaatttataatatataatatattttatattacgaATTATAgtgaaatataagtaaaaaaacattacataaatattaaatattttatacattccttctaaattaaaataattttaactaacaAACGATAAGTTAAAAGAtaaccaaattaaaaaaaaaaattaataaattacttatgacataaatttttttttggtatatttatataattctaatataaatataGCTACAGATATAGATATTAATGGTAAtcattgattataaatatatattatgtttaggaTATTCTAACCCCTTTTGGCTGTTCAGAAACGTAATTTTTCTGTGAAAGATTATTAAACTGTATTTTAATGATCTTTGTCTAGAAATTTTTGACGGTCTAGAAAAAGTTATTTCTTTTTGTTAGTTTGCAATTTTATTCTagatttaagaaaatattatttatttttttaatgggATGTAATGGctctttcatattttttcaCAACTTTATTCtggttaaatattaaattttattacatggAAAAAAAATTGCACCACAGTGCAAGTCCTTTAAGATTATGATCTTGGTCTTTTTTTCTTGGGGTTGTTTGTGAttgtgttgatgatgatgaataaATTCACTTTGTAACTATCACCATATTGAGTGTAGTACCTGATAATATTGCTTTGATTTTTCAAGTAGTATTTATGATTACAtgtattttctaaaattatatacaaagcATGCTTTACCAAGAATGTAGGCAATATGAGGGTAGCAAAAAATACtgtaattattttatgtaattattCTTTGTCTCATACATTATTTGACTGCACACAAACAATTTTGttgatatgtaaaatataaatcagtGGATTGTATAAGAGAGTTAGACAAAGATACCCATGTAGAACACAATACAAATTTTTGTTATGATCCTGATTGTGTAGATCAATAGAATACTTAGATGtacatatacaaaattatattttctattatacatatgcatatgttacaaaattatatttttgttatagtTGTGTATAAGAATAATAAAGAATGAATATGGCGTTCTACTTAATAAgccaaataaaatataatataactttatataatatattgattaaGTGAGAAGATGAATAttagtatataattatttaatgttTAGAAGTTCAACAAGTTTTCTCATTGTACATGAATAAAAGATTGCTATATAACATTGGGATGTGAAGTTATTTTAGATTCATAGTTTCtagacagttttttatcactatttttaactacagaaacatcttcacccaaatcgtaataatggacctcttactaCCATTACCAAAtatttctatgacttgccacaccaatagtcacatacactttccatcataacttacaaaactaacgactacttaccatcatcatacaacttctcttgcggcttcctaccaccaagaacTTTCCTACTGATGAAATTAGTCATCTATAAtcaatt
This genomic window from Daucus carota subsp. sativus chromosome 7, DH1 v3.0, whole genome shotgun sequence contains:
- the LOC108194438 gene encoding uncharacterized protein LOC108194438 is translated as MHKMQEERDQRKKLLQFFMGLNESFTAARGQTLMINPLPSVPQAYSFVKEEERQRMGHNTTQSFTANVKNNSQTSKMQSSVPNNTNDSLTKRATLKCVYCHKEGHQHSLEQLEQQVAQMSQLMTAMINNKVMGTPEDHVAGLAYSMLSYSPHDSLHTWIMDTDDSTHAIEFNSSQFLVKHKGIVLTSGTQKGGLYYLFVNTVIPHINNVGPSVNNLPSKLWHLRLVHAPHDILKHITSLDISAPCSKDCLVCPTAKQSMLPFPKHSSSHANSPFILVHMDVWGSYKVTTTEGCRYRDEYRDKGRRRSRSRSRDRSSHEYRGRDRDYHHRSRNRSLSPDYRKDRERSRYDDARRSRSRSRGR